One window from the genome of Elaeis guineensis isolate ETL-2024a chromosome 5, EG11, whole genome shotgun sequence encodes:
- the LOC140858005 gene encoding uncharacterized protein, whose amino-acid sequence MELVAESGVVSVVGTCQRLVELHGRKRGLEASSGSQDPQEERCLDLRVGEESQDRRDKLDRTCPALSRSPPTEDPAPKVRPERIPGVEGWKRKKTLARRSRSRKIAVEGASGSEEDLGDNLFNNRDLIKRLVEGCILPEVIERIVLADLELQVWNSLGSFLEIGHQLVTNIEAVKIAKREAARAEEGRLAGAARLEEKIIKVLSLREVLEKEGHTSSDLRTALEEERGKAEAEISRLRAQVFKLKVQVFKLKAWIPSLTSEAGARAVEEFKASSEMKDLKVQFGQDAFIKGFELCQEKVAGRFPELDLGFLNEASDDEARPSEVTIDPLLAGTSSTAVAAANDLPEMPTPSTSTPEVRNL is encoded by the exons atGGAGctcgttgcggagagtggagtggtgtccgttgttgggaCTTGCCAGAGATTGGTGGAGCT acatggacgcaAGCGTGGCTTGGAGGCTAGCTCAGGGTCTCAAGATCCACAAGAGGAAAGATGTCTCGACTTGAGGGTCGgtgaagagagccaggacagaagggacaagctcgaccgcaCCTGCCCCG ccctttcaaggagccccccgaccgaggatccCGCTCCCAAGGTTCGTCCTGAGAGGATACCTGGGGTCGAAGggtggaagaggaagaagaccctggcccggaggagcCGTAGTCGCAAGATCGCCGTTGAGGGGGCCAGCGGCTCCGAGGAGGACCTGGGGGACaatctcttcaacaacagggacttaataaagaggctggtcgaagggtgcattctgcccgaggtcattGAAAGGATCGTCCTCGCCGATCTCGAGCTGCAGGTCTGGAACTCTTTGGGatccttcctcgaa atcgggcaccagctggtcaccaacatcgaggcggtgaagattgccaagagggaggcagctcgggcagaggaGGGCCGTCTAGCTGGGGCCgctcgcctcgaggagaagatcatcAAGGTCCTCAGTCTTcgggaggtgctggaaaaggagggacatacctcatccgatctgaggactgccttggaggaggagagagggaaggctgaggccgaaatcTCCAGACTGAGGGCGCAGGTTTTCAAgctgaaggtgcaggttttcaAGCTGAAAGCATGGATTCCATCCCTGacttcggaggcaggggcccgagcggtggaggagttcaaagcctcctctgagatgaaggatctaaaggtccagttcggtcaggatgccttcatcaagggtttcgagctctgccaagagaaggtagctgggaggtttcccgaattggatctcggcttcctgaatgAGGCATCTGACGATGAGGCCAGACCGTCCGAAGTCACCATCGATCCTCTTCTAGCCGGGACCTCATCGACTGCCGTGGCCGCCGCTAACGATCTTCCGGAGATGCCGACCCCCTccacttctaccccagaggtccgaaacctctag